A genome region from Mastacembelus armatus chromosome 8, fMasArm1.2, whole genome shotgun sequence includes the following:
- the arhgap23a gene encoding rho GTPase-activating protein 23 isoform X1 — translation MWAVRDADLSKLCAPMPAAMLPCPAPARSDWSFQNPVGVDCSSPEPRCIWLAVLRGATHPAPAPSLPPDVPTGYSKSSHQPRAKGRRDGLSSVDDNPRPPMATRPGREGVGVGWKGPRTLVLHKNSQGFGFTLRHFIVYPPESALHANLKDEENGNGKGYQKGRLEPMDTIFVKNVREKGPAHQAGLCTGDRLVKVNGESILGMTYSQVIALIQNSESVLELSIMPKDEDVLQLVYSQDAYLTGNEPYSGGAENLPPPPPLCYPHTKSTPPTGASPSAPMGQNQLDNWSRWPGSTSPSSPLDNRSAVGSPASWQEGQAGEPGGVGHSSPAHRTEEIQYGMTSQQPQGQMRGRSYSSSSSSGGPLSSPLQVHYPNHQAPSSSQAQPRKSSSAWTSPPLPQLSNSRNERCKQALSDWYYSQLPDRSGRSMLTRHRSYSQDRLSETRRQQQRTGGWPHSASQDTLVLLQQSGPGPQGEPHWSYEGWEGSPGRGHPASNYTRTRSENLLAQYDRHGRSLEMLDRATTGLVSPRCERPSWLQQAPQPPLRTDVYPRQGSHYGVAQAPPMSRHSQSHSKPHPQKNTQAHSLPQAQPTATPSRRLPPGQSMDDQPVGYRSYSPSFYRKTGRIMQQAHSFRDPSYSGPPLNWNPTPKTSPPEGTKAPLTASTASPLASTTTESQDKAYRPTNHERERGAVEGQAEVVAETQEVVLRQKPPTGRRNAHAMRHPHYALPVDGLESSLFSPDTQESVPGSTGDVVPRKPNGNLAPLPAEDDSLASIPFIDEPTSPGADLRARHVPASSVVSSGMSSAPVMVTSPASPTFTFPLTRLFSHDCSSIKSSRRSSYLLAITTERSKSCDEGLNTFREESRLFSRLPKRVKSFFTDGSLDSLGTAEEVRSKRHSTSELGNITYSDVRREGWLHFKQILTEKGKKVGSGMRPWKRVFSVLRSHSLFLYKDKREAVLRGATIGSAAEDEQPISIRGCLVDIAYSETKRKHALRLTTQDFCEYLLQAEDREDMLDWIKVIRENSKTDSEELGFSRQALINKKLNDYRKQSPTGSKPDSSPRMPRMKPPFLLAKMDNAAGAPRSPKPEGKDESSPPKSPWGINIMKKAKKAGPKAFGVRLEECQPGANNKFIPMIVEICCGLVEEMGLEYTGIYRVPGNNAMVSMLQDQLNKGVDINPAEEKWQDLNVVSSLLKSFFRKLPEPLFTNDKYNDFIDANRMENASDRLKTMNKLIRDLPDHYYHTLKFLVGHLKTVADNSDKNKMEPRNLALVFGPTLVRTSEDNMKDMVTHMPDRYKIVETLIQHYTWFFTEELDKDEKTPVDTEDVQPAPNIDHLLSNIGRTALLGEASDSTNSDSAKSKGSWGSKKDLTAKDFLTLSIMSAVTGRKRRKRHNARRVGSSTDDDSEHEPIKAGHLGAEEEEEAESPVGETAPRAEGEEDDDEGEEDEEDEEVVESGEKEEVEEEVVAVVPSGPCCKEEEEAGGRQAAMLLHEETRAEVKGPPWRAPEDARSIVSGYSTLSTLGRSLGSEGRGDDADDEQSELVSETDNESGFASRSLTQERPEKHPTTPVNTQPPGVPRSFLYTHYKPPVLSPMNVLAPVTPLTHTSDSAERSEGGARSTTPSSSSFSSSSTTHRLHSRPSFNSHKLIQCDTLARKKLKSEKAKARSMDLLELSGAAAQSDGASSGPEGVPMSRRENSRTNPSSGSSQESLRLARPKPALPPSEATSFTPTGPGGRSLAEQVRARLLGSADDLRSVGLRKPLSPETRRKRRAWRRHTVVASPTETPDKRPPLTVNEFPLSPNNQNQVKTQGLPRDADGLEQGPATRQAPTSRFHQYL, via the exons ATGTGGGCGGTGAGGGATGCGGACCTGAGCAAACTCTGCGCCCCAATGCCTGCTGCTATGCTCCCGTGCCCTGCGCCGGCCAGGTCTGACTGGAGCTTCCAGAACCCGGTGGGGGTGGACTGCAGCTCCCCTGAGCCTCGCTGCATCTGGCTGGCGGTGCTCCGTGGCGCCACACACCCTGCACCGGCACCTTCCCTGCCACCTGACGTGCCCACTGGGTACAGCAAGAGCTCACATCAGCCCAGG GCTAAGGGGCGAAGGGATGGTCTCTCTTCAGTCGACGACAACCCTCGGCCGCCGATGGCGACCCGGCCGGGAAGGGAGGGGGTCGGCGTGGGCTGGAAGGGTCCCCGGACGCTGGTCCTCCATAAGAACTCCCAGGGTTTTGGTTTCACGCTACGTCACTTTATTGTTTACCCTCCAGAGTCCGCCCTGCATGCCAACCTAAAG GATGAAGAGAATGGTAATGGAAAGG gGTATCAGAAAGGTCGACTAGAACCAATGGACACAATATTTGTCAAGAATGTGAGAGAAAAAGGGCCGGCCCACCAGGCAGGCTTGTGCACAG GGGATCGGCTGGTGAAGGTGAACGGCGAGAGTATTCTTGGGATGACCTACTCACAGGTGATCGCCCTCATTCAGAACAG TGAGAGTGTGTTGGAGCTCTCCATTATGCCAAAAGATGAAGATGTGCTTCAGCTG gtgTACTCCCAGGATGCTTACCTAACAGGGAACGAACCCTACTCAGGAGGAGCTGAGAacctcccaccaccacctcccctCTGTTACCCACACACCAAGAGCACCCCCCCAACTGGAGCTTCTCCGTCTGCCCCCATGGGCCAGAACCAACTGGATAATTGGAGTCGCTGGCCAGGCTCTACCAGTCCATCTTCACCCCTGGACAACCGCTCTGCTGTGGGCAGCCCCGCCAGCTGGCAGGAGGGGCAGGCAGGAGAGCCTGGTGGTGTTGGTCACAGCAGCCCAGCTCACCGCACAGAGGAGATCCAGTACGGTATGACCAGCCAGCAGCCTCAGGGCCAGATGAGGGGGCGCTCCTACtcgtcctcttcatcttcaggAGGCCCCCTCTCCAGCCCGCTACAAGTCCACTACCCCAACCACCAAGCTCCTAGCTCCTCGCAGGCTCAGCCACGCAAGTCAAGTTCGGCCTGGACCAGCCCCCCCCTTCCCCAGCTCAGCAACAGCCGTAATGAGCGCTGCAAGCAGGCCCTCTCTGACTGGTACTACAGCCAGCTGCCTGATCGCTCAGGGCGCAGCATGCTGACCCGCCACCGCAGCTACTCTCAGGACAGGCTCAGTGAAACACGGAGGCAACAGCAGCGCACAGGTGGCTGGCCACACAGTGCCTCTCAGGACACTCTGGTGTTACTACAACAGTCGGGACCAGGACCCCAGGGAGAGCCCCACTGGTCATATGAAGGATGGGAGGGGAGCCCAGGAAGGGGTCACCCTGCCTCTAACTATACCCGAACTCGCTCTGAAAACCTGCTGGCCCAGTACGACCGTCACGGCCGCTCATTAGAGATGCTGGACCGAGCAACAACTGGACTAGTCTCACCTCGGTGTGAGAGGCCCTCATGGCTCCAACAGGCCCCCCAGCCGCCTCTCAGGACTGATGTCTACCCAAGGCAGGGGAGCCATTACGGTGTAGCACAAGCTCCTCCAATGTCCCGACATTCACAGTCACATTCTAAACCCCATCCACAGAAAAACACCCAGGCACACTCCCTGCCGCAGGCCCAACCTACTGCTACCCCGAGCCGGCGGCTTCCACCTGGGCAGAGCATGGATGACCAGCCGGTGGGCTACCGCAGCTACAGCCCCTCTTTTTATCGCAAAACAGGCCGCATCATGCAGCAAGCCCACTCTTTCAGGGACCCCTCATACTCTGGCCCTCCCTTGAACTGGAATCCAACACCCAAAACCAGCCCCCCAGAGGGCACAAAAGCACCCCTCACTGCCTCTACAGCGTCTCCCCTTGCCTCCACCACTACTGAATCCCAGGACAAGGCATATAGGCCAACAAACCACGAGAGGGAACGAGGGGCAGTGGAGGGCCAGGCAGAGGTGGTGGCAGAGACCCAGGAAGTGGTGCTGAGGCAGAAACCTCCCACCGGTCGACGGAACGCCCATGCCATGCGTCATCCCCACTATGCGTTGCCTGTGGATGGGCTAgaatcatctttgttttctcctgatACCCAGGAGTCAGTtcctggttccacaggagatgTAGTCCCACGCAAACCAAATGGCAACCTTGCCCCACTCCCTGCAGAGGATGACTCTTTGGCCTCCATACCATTCATAG ATGAGCCAACCAGCCCCGGCGCTGATTTGCGCGCCCGCCACGTGCCAGCGTCCTCCGTGGTGTCCAGCGGCATGAGTTCAGCGCCCGTCATGGTCACCAGCCCCGCCTCCCCCACCTTCACCTTCCCCCTCACTAGGCTCTTCTCACACGACTGCA GCAGTATTAAATCCAGTCGCCGTTCCTCCTATCTTCTAGCCATCACCACCGAGCGCTCCAAGTCATGTGATGAAGGACTCAACACGTTCAGAGAGGAAAGCCGGCTCTTCTC GAGGCTACCAAAGAGAGTGAAAAGTTTCTTCACAGACGGG TCTCTGGACAGTCTTGGTACAGCAGAGGAGGTTCGATCTAAACGCCACTCCACTTCAGAGCTGGGAAACATCACTTACAGCGACGTACGGCGAGAAGGATGGCTGCACTTCAAACAAATCCTGACAGAGAAGGGCAAG AAGGTGGGCAGCGGCATGCGTCCATGGAAGCGGGTCTTCTCTGTGCTTCGTTCCCATTCGCTCTTCCTCTACAAAGACAAGAGAGAGGCGGTGCTTCGTGGGGCCACGATTGGCAGTGCAGCTGAGGATGAACAGCCAATCAGCATCCGGGGCTGCCTGGTGGACATAGCGTACAGTGAGACCAAACGAAAGCATGCCCTGCGACTGACCACCCAGGACTTCTGTGAGTACCTGCTGCAGGCTGAGGACCGGGAGGACATGCTGGACTGGATAAAGGTCATCAGGGAGAACAGCAAGACCGACagtgag GAGCTTGGCTTTTCCAGACAGGCCCTCATCAATAAAAAACTGAATGATTACAGAAAGCAGAG TCCAACAGGCAGCAAGCCCGACTCCTCTCCCAGGATGCCCCGCATGAAACCTCCCTTCCTGCTCGCCAAGATGGACAACGCTGCTGGAGCACCACGCTCACCCAAGCCAGAGGGCAAAG ATGAGAGCAGCCCACCGAAGTCTCCATGGGGAATCAACATTATGAAGAAGGCAAAGAAGGCCGGACCCAAAGCTTTTGGTGTGAGGTTGGAGGAATGTCAGCCGGGTGCAAATAACAAG TTTATACCGATGATCGTGGAGATCTGCTGTGGTTTGGTGGAGGAAATGGGTCTGGAATACACAGGAATCTACAGAGTTCCTGGGAATAACGCAATGGTGTCGATGCTTCAGGATCAGCTCAACAAGGGTGTGGACATCAACCCTGCAGAGGAG AAGTGGCAGGACCTCAACGTCGTCAGCAGTTTACTCAAATCCTTCTTCAGGAAACTTCCCGAACCGCTCTTCACCAACG ACAAGTACAACGACTTCATTGACGCCAATCGGATGGAAAATGCATCAGACAGATTGAAAACCATGAATaaactg ATCCGAGACCTCCCCGATCATTATTACCACACTCTGAAGTTCCTGGTTGGTCATCTGAAGACTGTGGCGGACAACTCAGATAAAAACAAG ATGGAGCCTCGAAATCTGGCTCTGGTGTTTGGGCCCACTCTGGTCCGGACATCTGAGGACAACATGAAAGACATGGTCACACACATGCCTGACCGCTACAAGATCGTAGAGACGCTCATCCAGCAT TACACCTGGTTTTTCACTGAGGAGCTCGACAAGGATGAGAAG ACGCCGGTGGACACCGAGGACGTGCAGCCGGCCCCCAACATCGACCACCTGCTGTCCAACATCGGCAGGACTGCTCTGCTCGGGGAGGCCTCAG aCTCAACCAACAGTGACTCAGCTAAGTCAAAG gGGTCATGGGGGTCAAAGAAAGACCTCACTGCCAAAGACTTCCTGACTCTGTCCATCATGTCAGCTGTGACAGGCCGCAAACGTAGGAAGCGCCATAACGCTCGCCGTGTGGGCAGCAGCACCGACGATGACTCGGAGCATGAGCCAATCAAAGCTGGACATCTaggggcagaggaggaagaggaggctgaGTCGCCGGTAGGAGAAACTGCTCCTCgggcagagggagaggaggatgacgatgagggagaagaggatgaggaggacgaGGAAGTTGTAGAAagtggagagaaagaggaggtaGAAGAGGAGGTGGTGGCGGTTGTTCCCAGTGGGCCGTGCtgtaaagaggaagaggaggctggaggaaggcaggcagccatgttgttgCACGAGGAGACTCGGGCGGAGGTGAAGGGGCCACCGTGGCGAGCTCCAGAGGACGCCCGCTCCATCGTTTCCGGTTACTCCACCCTGTCCACATTGGGGCGCAGCCTGGGGTCAGAGGGCAGGGGGGACGACGCTGATGATGAGCAGAGCGAGCTGGTGAGCGAGACGGACAATGAGAGCGGCTTTGCCTCGCGCTCTCTCACCCAGGAGAGACCCGAGAAACACCCGACTACACCTGTGAACACACAACCACCAGGAGTCCCGCGCAGCTTCCTTTACACACACTACAAACCCCCCGTTCTCTCACCCATGAATGTGCTCGCCCCTGTcacacccctcacacacacatcggACTCTGCAGAGAGGAGTGAAGGAGGGGCGCGCTCCACCAcgccttcatcctcctccttctcctcctcctcgacCACCCACAGGCTGCACTCACGGCCTTCCTTCAACTCCCACAAGCTGATCCAGTGTGACACTCTGGCCAGGAAGAAGCTGAAGTCTGAGAAGGCCAAAGCTCGCTCCATGGACCTGCTAGAGTTGTCTGGGGCTGCGGCTCAGAGCGACGGGGCTAGCTCCGGGCCAGAAGGGGTCCCCATGTCAAGGAGGGAAAACTCCAGAACCAACCCCTCCTCAGGCAGCAGCCAAGAAAGTCTGCGTCTGGCTCGACCTAAACCTGCTCTCCCTCCTAGCGAGGCCACCTCGTTCACCCCAACCGGCCCCGGCGGCAGGTCTCTGGCTGAGCAGGTTCGTGCTCGACTGCTGGGCTCGGCCGACGATCTGCGCAGCGTGGGGCTGCGGAAACCATTGTCACCTGAGACACGGAGGAAGAGAAGAGCCTGGCGCAGGCACACCGTGGTGGCCTCCCCAACTGAGACGCCCGACAAAAGACCCCCACTGACTGTCAATGAGTTCCCCCTATCTCCAAACAATCAAAACCAAGTCAAAACACAGGGGCTGCCAAGGGATGCCGATGGGCTTGAACAAGGACCAGCTACACGTCAAGCACCCACCTCTAGATTCCACCAGTACCTGTGA
- the arhgap23a gene encoding rho GTPase-activating protein 23 isoform X6 — protein MWAVRDADLSKLCAPMPAAMLPCPAPARSDWSFQNPVGVDCSSPEPRCIWLAVLRGATHPAPAPSLPPDVPTGYSKSSHQPRAKGRRDGLSSVDDNPRPPMATRPGREGVGVGWKGPRTLVLHKNSQGFGFTLRHFIVYPPESALHANLKDEENGNGKGYQKGRLEPMDTIFVKNVREKGPAHQAGLCTGDRLVKVNGESILGMTYSQVIALIQNSESVLELSIMPKDEDVLQLVYSQDAYLTGNEPYSGGAENLPPPPPLCYPHTKSTPPTGASPSAPMGQNQLDNWSRWPGSTSPSSPLDNRSAVGSPASWQEGQAGEPGGVGHSSPAHRTEEIQYGMTSQQPQGQMRGRSYSSSSSSGGPLSSPLQVHYPNHQAPSSSQAQPRKSSSAWTSPPLPQLSNSRNERCKQALSDWYYSQLPDRSGRSMLTRHRSYSQDRLSETRRQQQRTGGWPHSASQDTLVLLQQSGPGPQGEPHWSYEGWEGSPGRGHPASNYTRTRSENLLAQYDRHGRSLEMLDRATTGLVSPRCERPSWLQQAPQPPLRTDVYPRQGSHYGVAQAPPMSRHSQSHSKPHPQKNTQAHSLPQAQPTATPSRRLPPGQSMDDQPVGYRSYSPSFYRKTGRIMQQAHSFRDPSYSGPPLNWNPTPKTSPPEGTKAPLTASTASPLASTTTESQDKAYRPTNHERERGAVEGQAEVVAETQEVVLRQKPPTGRRNAHAMRHPHYALPVDGLESSLFSPDTQESVPGSTGDVVPRKPNGNLAPLPAEDDSLASIPFIAITTERSKSCDEGLNTFREESRLFSRLPKRVKSFFTDGSLDSLGTAEEVRSKRHSTSELGNITYSDVRREGWLHFKQILTEKGKKVGSGMRPWKRVFSVLRSHSLFLYKDKREAVLRGATIGSAAEDEQPISIRGCLVDIAYSETKRKHALRLTTQDFCEYLLQAEDREDMLDWIKVIRENSKTDSEELGFSRQALINKKLNDYRKQSPTGSKPDSSPRMPRMKPPFLLAKMDNAAGAPRSPKPEGKDESSPPKSPWGINIMKKAKKAGPKAFGVRLEECQPGANNKFIPMIVEICCGLVEEMGLEYTGIYRVPGNNAMVSMLQDQLNKGVDINPAEEKWQDLNVVSSLLKSFFRKLPEPLFTNDKYNDFIDANRMENASDRLKTMNKLIRDLPDHYYHTLKFLVGHLKTVADNSDKNKMEPRNLALVFGPTLVRTSEDNMKDMVTHMPDRYKIVETLIQHYTWFFTEELDKDEKTPVDTEDVQPAPNIDHLLSNIGRTALLGEASDSTNSDSAKSKGSWGSKKDLTAKDFLTLSIMSAVTGRKRRKRHNARRVGSSTDDDSEHEPIKAGHLGAEEEEEAESPVGETAPRAEGEEDDDEGEEDEEDEEVVESGEKEEVEEEVVAVVPSGPCCKEEEEAGGRQAAMLLHEETRAEVKGPPWRAPEDARSIVSGYSTLSTLGRSLGSEGRGDDADDEQSELVSETDNESGFASRSLTQERPEKHPTTPVNTQPPGVPRSFLYTHYKPPVLSPMNVLAPVTPLTHTSDSAERSEGGARSTTPSSSSFSSSSTTHRLHSRPSFNSHKLIQCDTLARKKLKSEKAKARSMDLLELSGAAAQSDGASSGPEGVPMSRRENSRTNPSSGSSQESLRLARPKPALPPSEATSFTPTGPGGRSLAEQVRARLLGSADDLRSVGLRKPLSPETRRKRRAWRRHTVVASPTETPDKRPPLTVNEFPLSPNNQNQVKTQGLPRDADGLEQGPATRQAPTSRFHQYL, from the exons ATGTGGGCGGTGAGGGATGCGGACCTGAGCAAACTCTGCGCCCCAATGCCTGCTGCTATGCTCCCGTGCCCTGCGCCGGCCAGGTCTGACTGGAGCTTCCAGAACCCGGTGGGGGTGGACTGCAGCTCCCCTGAGCCTCGCTGCATCTGGCTGGCGGTGCTCCGTGGCGCCACACACCCTGCACCGGCACCTTCCCTGCCACCTGACGTGCCCACTGGGTACAGCAAGAGCTCACATCAGCCCAGG GCTAAGGGGCGAAGGGATGGTCTCTCTTCAGTCGACGACAACCCTCGGCCGCCGATGGCGACCCGGCCGGGAAGGGAGGGGGTCGGCGTGGGCTGGAAGGGTCCCCGGACGCTGGTCCTCCATAAGAACTCCCAGGGTTTTGGTTTCACGCTACGTCACTTTATTGTTTACCCTCCAGAGTCCGCCCTGCATGCCAACCTAAAG GATGAAGAGAATGGTAATGGAAAGG gGTATCAGAAAGGTCGACTAGAACCAATGGACACAATATTTGTCAAGAATGTGAGAGAAAAAGGGCCGGCCCACCAGGCAGGCTTGTGCACAG GGGATCGGCTGGTGAAGGTGAACGGCGAGAGTATTCTTGGGATGACCTACTCACAGGTGATCGCCCTCATTCAGAACAG TGAGAGTGTGTTGGAGCTCTCCATTATGCCAAAAGATGAAGATGTGCTTCAGCTG gtgTACTCCCAGGATGCTTACCTAACAGGGAACGAACCCTACTCAGGAGGAGCTGAGAacctcccaccaccacctcccctCTGTTACCCACACACCAAGAGCACCCCCCCAACTGGAGCTTCTCCGTCTGCCCCCATGGGCCAGAACCAACTGGATAATTGGAGTCGCTGGCCAGGCTCTACCAGTCCATCTTCACCCCTGGACAACCGCTCTGCTGTGGGCAGCCCCGCCAGCTGGCAGGAGGGGCAGGCAGGAGAGCCTGGTGGTGTTGGTCACAGCAGCCCAGCTCACCGCACAGAGGAGATCCAGTACGGTATGACCAGCCAGCAGCCTCAGGGCCAGATGAGGGGGCGCTCCTACtcgtcctcttcatcttcaggAGGCCCCCTCTCCAGCCCGCTACAAGTCCACTACCCCAACCACCAAGCTCCTAGCTCCTCGCAGGCTCAGCCACGCAAGTCAAGTTCGGCCTGGACCAGCCCCCCCCTTCCCCAGCTCAGCAACAGCCGTAATGAGCGCTGCAAGCAGGCCCTCTCTGACTGGTACTACAGCCAGCTGCCTGATCGCTCAGGGCGCAGCATGCTGACCCGCCACCGCAGCTACTCTCAGGACAGGCTCAGTGAAACACGGAGGCAACAGCAGCGCACAGGTGGCTGGCCACACAGTGCCTCTCAGGACACTCTGGTGTTACTACAACAGTCGGGACCAGGACCCCAGGGAGAGCCCCACTGGTCATATGAAGGATGGGAGGGGAGCCCAGGAAGGGGTCACCCTGCCTCTAACTATACCCGAACTCGCTCTGAAAACCTGCTGGCCCAGTACGACCGTCACGGCCGCTCATTAGAGATGCTGGACCGAGCAACAACTGGACTAGTCTCACCTCGGTGTGAGAGGCCCTCATGGCTCCAACAGGCCCCCCAGCCGCCTCTCAGGACTGATGTCTACCCAAGGCAGGGGAGCCATTACGGTGTAGCACAAGCTCCTCCAATGTCCCGACATTCACAGTCACATTCTAAACCCCATCCACAGAAAAACACCCAGGCACACTCCCTGCCGCAGGCCCAACCTACTGCTACCCCGAGCCGGCGGCTTCCACCTGGGCAGAGCATGGATGACCAGCCGGTGGGCTACCGCAGCTACAGCCCCTCTTTTTATCGCAAAACAGGCCGCATCATGCAGCAAGCCCACTCTTTCAGGGACCCCTCATACTCTGGCCCTCCCTTGAACTGGAATCCAACACCCAAAACCAGCCCCCCAGAGGGCACAAAAGCACCCCTCACTGCCTCTACAGCGTCTCCCCTTGCCTCCACCACTACTGAATCCCAGGACAAGGCATATAGGCCAACAAACCACGAGAGGGAACGAGGGGCAGTGGAGGGCCAGGCAGAGGTGGTGGCAGAGACCCAGGAAGTGGTGCTGAGGCAGAAACCTCCCACCGGTCGACGGAACGCCCATGCCATGCGTCATCCCCACTATGCGTTGCCTGTGGATGGGCTAgaatcatctttgttttctcctgatACCCAGGAGTCAGTtcctggttccacaggagatgTAGTCCCACGCAAACCAAATGGCAACCTTGCCCCACTCCCTGCAGAGGATGACTCTTTGGCCTCCATACCATTCATAG CCATCACCACCGAGCGCTCCAAGTCATGTGATGAAGGACTCAACACGTTCAGAGAGGAAAGCCGGCTCTTCTC GAGGCTACCAAAGAGAGTGAAAAGTTTCTTCACAGACGGG TCTCTGGACAGTCTTGGTACAGCAGAGGAGGTTCGATCTAAACGCCACTCCACTTCAGAGCTGGGAAACATCACTTACAGCGACGTACGGCGAGAAGGATGGCTGCACTTCAAACAAATCCTGACAGAGAAGGGCAAG AAGGTGGGCAGCGGCATGCGTCCATGGAAGCGGGTCTTCTCTGTGCTTCGTTCCCATTCGCTCTTCCTCTACAAAGACAAGAGAGAGGCGGTGCTTCGTGGGGCCACGATTGGCAGTGCAGCTGAGGATGAACAGCCAATCAGCATCCGGGGCTGCCTGGTGGACATAGCGTACAGTGAGACCAAACGAAAGCATGCCCTGCGACTGACCACCCAGGACTTCTGTGAGTACCTGCTGCAGGCTGAGGACCGGGAGGACATGCTGGACTGGATAAAGGTCATCAGGGAGAACAGCAAGACCGACagtgag GAGCTTGGCTTTTCCAGACAGGCCCTCATCAATAAAAAACTGAATGATTACAGAAAGCAGAG TCCAACAGGCAGCAAGCCCGACTCCTCTCCCAGGATGCCCCGCATGAAACCTCCCTTCCTGCTCGCCAAGATGGACAACGCTGCTGGAGCACCACGCTCACCCAAGCCAGAGGGCAAAG ATGAGAGCAGCCCACCGAAGTCTCCATGGGGAATCAACATTATGAAGAAGGCAAAGAAGGCCGGACCCAAAGCTTTTGGTGTGAGGTTGGAGGAATGTCAGCCGGGTGCAAATAACAAG TTTATACCGATGATCGTGGAGATCTGCTGTGGTTTGGTGGAGGAAATGGGTCTGGAATACACAGGAATCTACAGAGTTCCTGGGAATAACGCAATGGTGTCGATGCTTCAGGATCAGCTCAACAAGGGTGTGGACATCAACCCTGCAGAGGAG AAGTGGCAGGACCTCAACGTCGTCAGCAGTTTACTCAAATCCTTCTTCAGGAAACTTCCCGAACCGCTCTTCACCAACG ACAAGTACAACGACTTCATTGACGCCAATCGGATGGAAAATGCATCAGACAGATTGAAAACCATGAATaaactg ATCCGAGACCTCCCCGATCATTATTACCACACTCTGAAGTTCCTGGTTGGTCATCTGAAGACTGTGGCGGACAACTCAGATAAAAACAAG ATGGAGCCTCGAAATCTGGCTCTGGTGTTTGGGCCCACTCTGGTCCGGACATCTGAGGACAACATGAAAGACATGGTCACACACATGCCTGACCGCTACAAGATCGTAGAGACGCTCATCCAGCAT TACACCTGGTTTTTCACTGAGGAGCTCGACAAGGATGAGAAG ACGCCGGTGGACACCGAGGACGTGCAGCCGGCCCCCAACATCGACCACCTGCTGTCCAACATCGGCAGGACTGCTCTGCTCGGGGAGGCCTCAG aCTCAACCAACAGTGACTCAGCTAAGTCAAAG gGGTCATGGGGGTCAAAGAAAGACCTCACTGCCAAAGACTTCCTGACTCTGTCCATCATGTCAGCTGTGACAGGCCGCAAACGTAGGAAGCGCCATAACGCTCGCCGTGTGGGCAGCAGCACCGACGATGACTCGGAGCATGAGCCAATCAAAGCTGGACATCTaggggcagaggaggaagaggaggctgaGTCGCCGGTAGGAGAAACTGCTCCTCgggcagagggagaggaggatgacgatgagggagaagaggatgaggaggacgaGGAAGTTGTAGAAagtggagagaaagaggaggtaGAAGAGGAGGTGGTGGCGGTTGTTCCCAGTGGGCCGTGCtgtaaagaggaagaggaggctggaggaaggcaggcagccatgttgttgCACGAGGAGACTCGGGCGGAGGTGAAGGGGCCACCGTGGCGAGCTCCAGAGGACGCCCGCTCCATCGTTTCCGGTTACTCCACCCTGTCCACATTGGGGCGCAGCCTGGGGTCAGAGGGCAGGGGGGACGACGCTGATGATGAGCAGAGCGAGCTGGTGAGCGAGACGGACAATGAGAGCGGCTTTGCCTCGCGCTCTCTCACCCAGGAGAGACCCGAGAAACACCCGACTACACCTGTGAACACACAACCACCAGGAGTCCCGCGCAGCTTCCTTTACACACACTACAAACCCCCCGTTCTCTCACCCATGAATGTGCTCGCCCCTGTcacacccctcacacacacatcggACTCTGCAGAGAGGAGTGAAGGAGGGGCGCGCTCCACCAcgccttcatcctcctccttctcctcctcctcgacCACCCACAGGCTGCACTCACGGCCTTCCTTCAACTCCCACAAGCTGATCCAGTGTGACACTCTGGCCAGGAAGAAGCTGAAGTCTGAGAAGGCCAAAGCTCGCTCCATGGACCTGCTAGAGTTGTCTGGGGCTGCGGCTCAGAGCGACGGGGCTAGCTCCGGGCCAGAAGGGGTCCCCATGTCAAGGAGGGAAAACTCCAGAACCAACCCCTCCTCAGGCAGCAGCCAAGAAAGTCTGCGTCTGGCTCGACCTAAACCTGCTCTCCCTCCTAGCGAGGCCACCTCGTTCACCCCAACCGGCCCCGGCGGCAGGTCTCTGGCTGAGCAGGTTCGTGCTCGACTGCTGGGCTCGGCCGACGATCTGCGCAGCGTGGGGCTGCGGAAACCATTGTCACCTGAGACACGGAGGAAGAGAAGAGCCTGGCGCAGGCACACCGTGGTGGCCTCCCCAACTGAGACGCCCGACAAAAGACCCCCACTGACTGTCAATGAGTTCCCCCTATCTCCAAACAATCAAAACCAAGTCAAAACACAGGGGCTGCCAAGGGATGCCGATGGGCTTGAACAAGGACCAGCTACACGTCAAGCACCCACCTCTAGATTCCACCAGTACCTGTGA